The nucleotide window TTGGGCCAACTCTCGAAACGAGTACCTGATGGACTACGGCAACCCGGAGCTTCGAGACCATATCTTTGAGAACCTGCGACAGCAGCTGCATCGAGCCTATGGCGCCAACAGCCAACTTCGCGCTGAGGGACTGATGTTCGATAATTTCTCCTTCTTGATCTGGCGACAGTCGAACGCCTACCAGACACAGACGCAGCGCGTGAACGCCACCCAGGGCTATTTTAGCCATCTGAATCAGGACGTTCGCAACACGGGCGGCTGGAGGACCTACACCAATCTTTCGCGCGGGGACGTCTTAAACGGTCCGTATTCGACCATCATGCCCTTGCTGGACGGCTACCTGGTCGAAGGCTTTATGGTGCATGCCTACGACGGACAGTTCCATCCGCCGGATCGTGCGGCATGGCACCTGAGGACTGTGGCCAACAACCCTTCAAAGACCGCCATTCTGCTCGGACGCGAGTTCAGCAAGGATCGTCAGAAGTACAACTACCTGATCGCTTCCTACTATCTGGTCAATCACTCCAACGTGTTCGTCGCGATTTGGCCAGACGGAGACGAGAGTCGGCCGGTGATCAAGCCCGAGCTGTTTTTGCCGATGGGCAATCCTACCAGCAATAACTTCACGTTGCTGGCGGGCGCAGATGCCACCGGAGCCCTCTATGCGCGGGCTTACGACAACGGCGTGGCGGTAGTCAACACTTCGCCTTCGGCTACCTTCAACTATCTGCCGCAGTTCGACTATCGAGACGCTACCGGTCGAATTTTCCGAGCCGGTCTTGCGATCAATGTAAAGCCGAACTCCGGCTTGACGCTGCTTCGACTGCACTAAAGCCAAGGCAATCTGCCATAAAGCATTAGGCCCGGGATTCACCCTCCTGGGCCTTTTTGTCATGCTACAATCGAACTGAACGATGCTGACCCCGACTCTGACAGACTTCATGGCATCCTGCCAAACGAGCGCTCTCTGCCCAGTTTGGGCCGACGAGATGGCGGACTTAGAAACTCCCGTGTCGGCCTTCTATAAATTGGGCGCCCTTTCGGACTATGCGTTTCTTTTGGAAAGCGTTACGGGAGGCGAACGCATCGCTCGATACTCTTACATCGGTGTTGGAGCAAAGATTGTCTGGAGAGCAAACGGTCGAGACTTGCGGGAGACGATCGATGGCGAGGCGCGGTCGGTCGATCTCGGCGCGCTCGATCCGATCTCCTATGTGAGCCGGGAAGTAACCGGCAAGACGCATCTCTCCGCCCACGGATTGCCGCCATTCTCTGGCGGGGCTGTCGGCTGGATCGGCTATGACGCGGTTCGGCTTTTCGAGCGCCTTCCCAAACCTCCGACCGACGACCTAAAAGTTGACGATCTATGCCTGGTTGTCCCAAGTCTTGTCATAGCATTCGACCATGCGAAGCGGCAGATGAGATTGATCGCGACGATCCGGTCGGGCGACAAGACGGAGTATGAGGCGGCTGAAGCCACGATTGCCGACGCCCTCGCGAAACTCAAAGCGCCGATCCAAACATCGTCGGACAATGCGGGCGAGCGAGCCTCGACGATCGCGTCCAACAGATCGCCCGAGGACTTCATGGCCGCCGCGCGCAGGGCCAAAGAGTACATCTACGCGGGAGACGCGATCCAGGTCGTGCTGAGCCAGCGCTTTGAAACAGAAGCCGATGCGCCGCCATTCGACATTTATCGCGCGCTCCGCTCGCTCAATCCTTCGCCCTATATGTTCTATTTTAAGACGCCGTCCGAGATCGTACTAGGCGCCTCGCCAGAGATACTCGTTTCGGTGCATGATCGAAAGGTAACGGTAAGGCCGATAGCGGGGACTCGACGGCGAGGCGAGAGCGAGGATGAAGACCGACGATTGGAGGCAGAACTCTTGTCGGACGAAAAGGAGCTCGCCGAGCACGTCATGTTAGTGGACTTGGGTCGAAACGATGTTGGGCGGGTCTCGGAGTTTGGC belongs to Armatimonadota bacterium and includes:
- the trpE gene encoding anthranilate synthase component I is translated as MLTPTLTDFMASCQTSALCPVWADEMADLETPVSAFYKLGALSDYAFLLESVTGGERIARYSYIGVGAKIVWRANGRDLRETIDGEARSVDLGALDPISYVSREVTGKTHLSAHGLPPFSGGAVGWIGYDAVRLFERLPKPPTDDLKVDDLCLVVPSLVIAFDHAKRQMRLIATIRSGDKTEYEAAEATIADALAKLKAPIQTSSDNAGERASTIASNRSPEDFMAAARRAKEYIYAGDAIQVVLSQRFETEADAPPFDIYRALRSLNPSPYMFYFKTPSEIVLGASPEILVSVHDRKVTVRPIAGTRRRGESEDEDRRLEAELLSDEKELAEHVMLVDLGRNDVGRVSEFGTVSVRDLMVVERYSHVMHIVSEVQGRLKEGLTAADALKATFPAGTVSGAPKVRAMQIIDELEPTKRGLYAGALGYIGFSGDMDLCITIRTILIKDGKAYVQSGAGIVADSEPELELAETENKARAALAAIEMARRGL